In Opisthocomus hoazin isolate bOpiHoa1 chromosome 3, bOpiHoa1.hap1, whole genome shotgun sequence, a genomic segment contains:
- the EDN1 gene encoding endothelin-1 translates to MDYPHMIVSLLFVLCPGLLPAAPGAEAGTAPTPDGPDPAASHRRARRCSCSSLMDEECVYFCHLDIIWINTPEKTVPYGLGGPSRSRRSLKHTVLEMLAEPSSRCRCANQKDKKCLNFCQTGKDLWAQSTVEKTSRHSNRAGNCAGPKCVNRQLADSKKMKRLEAIGNSIKASFSIAKLKAELQKGRKLKHNRANKRQSIWGSLKAS, encoded by the exons aTGGATTACCCCCACATGATCGTCTCGCTGCTCTTCGTGctctgcccggggctgctgcccgcaG cccccggagCCGAGGCGGGAACCGCGCCGACCCCAGACGgccccgaccccgctgcctcgcaccgccgggcccggcgctgctcctgctcctcgctGATGGACGAGGAGTGCGTCTACTTCTGCCACCTCGACATCATCTGGATCAACACCCCCGA AAAGACTGTTCCCTATGGTCTCGGAGGCCCTTCTCGATCCAGAAGATCGCTGAAGCACACGGTGCTGGAGATGCTCGCTGAACCTAGCAGCAGATGCCGATGTGCCAACCAGAAGGACAAGAAATGTCTGAACTTCTGCCAGACAGGAAAAGATCTCTG GGCTCAGTCCACAGTGGAGAAAACCTCGCGTCACAGCAACAGAGCTGGCAATTGCGCTGGACCCAAATGCGTGAACCGACAGCTTGCTGACAGCAAGAAGATGAAGCG GCTGGAAGCCATTGGTAACAGTATCAAAGCTTCCTTCAGTATTGCAAAGCTGAAGGCTGAGCTCCAGAAAGGGCGGAAGCTGAAGCACAACAGGGCGAACAAAAGGCAAAGCATCTGGGGAAGCCTGAAAGCATCCTAG